In Sporichthya polymorpha DSM 43042, a genomic segment contains:
- a CDS encoding DUF3105 domain-containing protein, which translates to MLAAGVLTASAVGALAFQGLDAGSDAGGPPSELFGTVTTTPTARHVDGKVRYTETPPAGGDHAPAWLNCATYTRPVPDENAVHSLEHGAVWITYHPKLAVPDLKRLLDLAPLDYTILSPYPGLPSPIVVSAWGRQLAISNPADPRLLEFIRRFRLGPQAPEAGAPCAGGVGG; encoded by the coding sequence ATGCTCGCCGCCGGCGTGTTGACCGCGAGCGCGGTCGGAGCTCTCGCCTTCCAGGGCCTGGATGCCGGTAGTGACGCCGGGGGGCCGCCCAGCGAGCTCTTCGGCACGGTGACCACCACACCCACCGCCCGCCACGTCGACGGGAAGGTGCGGTACACGGAGACGCCGCCGGCCGGGGGAGACCACGCGCCCGCCTGGCTGAACTGCGCGACCTACACACGGCCGGTTCCCGATGAGAACGCGGTCCACTCCCTCGAACACGGGGCGGTGTGGATCACCTACCACCCCAAGCTCGCGGTCCCGGACCTCAAACGCCTGCTCGATCTCGCCCCCCTGGACTACACGATTCTCTCGCCCTACCCGGGCCTTCCCAGTCCGATCGTCGTTTCTGCCTGGGGCCGCCAGCTCGCGATCTCCAATCCGGCGGACCCGAGACTGCTGGAATTCATCCGGCGCTTCCGACTCGGCCCCCAAGCGCCGGAGGCTGGAGCACCGTGCGCCGGCGGCGTCGGCGGCTGA
- a CDS encoding DUF3105 domain-containing protein encodes MRREQARRQRRRTIAGSAAGVGAVAVFIAVIAVAVSKDDDNTTAASQEIPGVLTSSPKAGHVATPVKYEQTPPAGGEHAAAWLNCGTYTAPVPNENAVHAMEHGAVWLTYRPDLPAAQVATLKKAMPDSFGLLSPYPGLPSPVVASAWGRQLPLDAPDDPRLAEFIRAFRLGEQAPEPGAPCTGGIDGSGSPGSS; translated from the coding sequence ATGCGGCGCGAGCAGGCCCGCCGCCAGCGCCGCCGGACCATTGCGGGCTCCGCGGCCGGAGTGGGGGCTGTCGCCGTCTTCATCGCCGTCATCGCCGTGGCCGTGAGTAAGGACGACGACAACACAACCGCAGCCAGCCAAGAGATCCCGGGGGTGCTGACGTCTTCCCCGAAAGCTGGGCACGTGGCGACTCCTGTGAAGTACGAACAGACTCCGCCGGCCGGAGGTGAGCACGCCGCGGCCTGGCTCAACTGCGGGACCTACACCGCGCCGGTTCCGAACGAGAACGCCGTGCACGCGATGGAGCACGGCGCGGTCTGGCTCACCTACCGCCCCGACCTGCCGGCCGCCCAAGTGGCGACGCTCAAGAAGGCGATGCCCGACTCCTTCGGCCTCCTGTCGCCGTACCCGGGCCTGCCGAGTCCGGTGGTCGCCTCAGCGTGGGGCCGCCAGCTGCCGCTCGACGCCCCCGACGATCCCCGCCTCGCTGAGTTCATCCGCGCCTTCCGCCTGGGCGAGCAGGCACCCGAGCCCGGGGCGCCGTGCACAGGTGGCATCGACGGAAGCGGCTCCCCAGGCAGTTCGTGA
- a CDS encoding DUF305 domain-containing protein, which produces MVDIDPAVTSSPNRAGARRGQRWPLALCVVLLVAAAGVLLGLRLDSDSSTAPADDSAAAGFARDMQTHHAQAVEMSMIIRDRTQDPEIRTLAYDIALGQQHQIGQMFAWLQLWDLPQTGEGPRMAWAAAAHPGSGGDDGSGTTAMDHAMPGMVPAADVQKLATLRGRQAEAWFLNRMIEHHRGGVAMAEAALTFELPDDVRRLAETIVKAQSAEIEALDALLAQRTGTR; this is translated from the coding sequence ATGGTCGACATCGACCCGGCCGTCACCAGTTCGCCCAATCGGGCCGGCGCACGCCGCGGGCAGCGGTGGCCGCTCGCTCTGTGCGTCGTTCTGCTGGTTGCTGCCGCCGGGGTGCTCCTCGGGCTGCGGCTGGACAGCGACTCGTCCACGGCGCCGGCTGACGACTCGGCGGCCGCCGGATTCGCCCGCGACATGCAGACCCACCACGCGCAGGCGGTGGAGATGTCGATGATCATCCGGGACCGCACGCAAGACCCGGAGATTCGCACCCTCGCCTACGACATCGCCCTGGGGCAGCAGCACCAGATCGGGCAGATGTTCGCCTGGCTCCAGCTGTGGGACCTCCCTCAAACCGGGGAGGGCCCGCGGATGGCGTGGGCGGCCGCGGCCCATCCCGGGTCCGGCGGCGACGACGGGAGCGGCACGACGGCGATGGATCACGCGATGCCCGGGATGGTCCCGGCCGCAGACGTCCAGAAGCTAGCCACCTTGCGGGGCCGCCAGGCCGAGGCGTGGTTCCTCAATCGCATGATTGAGCACCACCGCGGTGGGGTGGCGATGGCCGAGGCGGCCTTGACCTTCGAACTCCCGGACGACGTGCGGCGCCTGGCCGAAACAATCGTCAAAGCCCAGTCCGCGGAGATCGAGGCGCTCGACGCGCTGCTGGCCCAACGCACAGGCACGCGGTGA
- a CDS encoding bifunctional copper resistance protein CopD/cytochrome c oxidase assembly protein — protein sequence MTRSGPKSVVGLAVPLTAIAVACGAVLLTGGAAALPAGVPDPGSLARWGLPMLKAMHDVAAAGTIGLLVLAAVLVPAQPGSRGRDLGATGLRATRAAGAGALVWAGAGFGVLVLSYADLSGVSPFSSGFTGQLRFFITEFDLGRSYAVSALMAGAVAAGCLLVIRVSSAGLLALAALVALFPLALTGHSSGDANHGNGVTLQAAHVVGVSVWVGGLAALLLLRPHLGAAGRVVATRYSRLAGWCFAVVAISGVGNAVLRLDGWSGLRSDYGALLIAKVCVLIVIAAIAVRQRRALLSTAVDAVTTGQLLHLARVEVILLATAVGLGVALSRTSPGSTDESELLPAFESPLGYPVPAELTRLGWLTAWRTDLMWLSVAGLAAGWYVRAVIQLHRRGDRWPVLRLLSWVAGCVLLVWATNGAPGAYGRVLFSMHMVSHMTIAMLVPVLLVLAAPVTLALRTLPSRADGSRGPREWLLVLVHARAFRLLAWPPVAAGNFVISLVLFYNTGLFELALRTHAGHVLMTAHFLLAGYVFAWVICGPDPGPERPPYVFRVMLLLGTFAFHAFFGLAQMSSTTVLAESWFAAIPREWGPSLLADQQRGGGFAWGFGDIPVVVMALALGRAWLTADRREARRLDRRADRDGDADLQAYNAYLARLAEGAPAPRTDGWVPKIGDHR from the coding sequence ATGACGCGCTCCGGTCCGAAATCGGTGGTCGGGCTTGCGGTCCCGTTGACGGCGATCGCCGTCGCCTGCGGCGCGGTGCTGCTGACCGGCGGAGCAGCAGCCCTTCCCGCCGGCGTCCCCGACCCGGGCTCCCTCGCGCGCTGGGGCCTGCCCATGTTGAAAGCGATGCACGATGTTGCGGCGGCGGGAACCATCGGACTGCTGGTGCTCGCCGCTGTCCTCGTGCCCGCCCAGCCGGGGAGCCGCGGACGTGACCTCGGGGCAACCGGGTTGCGGGCGACACGCGCAGCCGGGGCGGGCGCGCTCGTGTGGGCAGGTGCCGGCTTCGGCGTGCTCGTCCTCAGCTACGCGGACCTGTCCGGGGTGTCCCCGTTCTCCTCAGGCTTTACCGGGCAACTCCGCTTCTTCATCACCGAGTTCGATCTGGGCCGGTCCTACGCCGTCAGCGCGCTGATGGCGGGCGCGGTGGCCGCCGGCTGCCTCCTTGTGATCCGCGTCTCGAGCGCCGGGCTGCTCGCTCTCGCCGCGCTGGTCGCGTTGTTCCCGCTGGCTCTCACCGGTCATTCCTCCGGTGACGCCAACCACGGCAACGGAGTAACGCTCCAGGCCGCACATGTGGTCGGAGTCAGCGTCTGGGTGGGGGGTCTTGCGGCCCTGCTGCTTCTGCGCCCACACCTCGGCGCGGCCGGGCGGGTCGTCGCCACCCGCTACTCGCGACTGGCCGGGTGGTGCTTCGCGGTCGTGGCGATTTCGGGCGTCGGCAACGCGGTGTTGCGACTGGACGGCTGGTCCGGTCTCCGCTCGGACTACGGAGCGCTGCTGATCGCGAAGGTGTGCGTCCTCATTGTGATCGCCGCGATCGCCGTCCGCCAACGTCGGGCGCTGCTGTCCACTGCCGTCGATGCCGTGACCACGGGGCAACTCCTGCATCTCGCCCGCGTCGAGGTGATTCTCCTGGCGACGGCTGTCGGGCTGGGTGTCGCACTCTCCCGGACCAGCCCCGGATCGACGGACGAATCGGAGCTCCTCCCTGCGTTTGAATCGCCGCTGGGATATCCCGTCCCCGCCGAGCTGACACGCCTGGGGTGGCTGACCGCATGGCGCACCGACCTGATGTGGCTCAGCGTCGCCGGACTTGCGGCGGGCTGGTACGTGCGCGCCGTCATCCAGCTGCACCGGCGCGGAGACCGCTGGCCGGTTCTCCGCCTCCTGTCGTGGGTGGCGGGGTGCGTCCTCCTGGTCTGGGCCACCAACGGCGCGCCGGGAGCCTACGGCCGCGTCCTGTTCAGCATGCACATGGTCTCGCACATGACGATCGCCATGTTGGTGCCGGTACTCCTCGTGCTCGCGGCGCCGGTGACGCTGGCGCTGCGCACCCTGCCCAGCCGGGCCGACGGGAGCCGGGGTCCACGGGAATGGCTGTTGGTCCTGGTGCACGCGCGGGCGTTTCGACTGCTCGCCTGGCCGCCGGTGGCCGCGGGCAACTTCGTCATCAGCCTGGTGCTGTTCTACAACACCGGCCTGTTCGAACTGGCGCTGCGCACCCACGCCGGCCACGTTCTGATGACAGCTCATTTCCTCCTCGCGGGCTACGTCTTCGCGTGGGTGATCTGCGGGCCGGACCCCGGGCCGGAGCGCCCGCCATACGTGTTCCGGGTGATGCTCCTGCTGGGCACATTCGCGTTCCACGCCTTCTTCGGCCTGGCGCAGATGAGCAGCACCACGGTCCTCGCCGAGTCCTGGTTCGCCGCGATTCCCCGCGAGTGGGGACCGAGCCTGTTGGCCGACCAACAGCGCGGCGGGGGTTTTGCCTGGGGCTTCGGCGACATTCCCGTAGTAGTGATGGCGCTGGCTCTGGGTCGCGCCTGGCTGACGGCCGATCGACGGGAGGCCCGACGTCTGGATCGGCGCGCCGACCGGGACGGTGACGCGGATCTGCAGGCGTACAACGCGTACCTGGCGCGGCTCGCCGAGGGCGCCCCGGCGCCGCGGACGGACGGATGGGTTCCAAAAATCGGCGATCACCGATAA
- a CDS encoding metalloregulator ArsR/SmtB family transcription factor, translated as MPMRTPAPRAASSDRQLMAAACLFRGLSEPNRLAIVQHLTRGEHRVVDLVDHLGLAQSTVSEHLACLRDCGLVTVRPEGRASWYCLSRPELFDLLTAAESFLAATGEQVVLCVTAEAVTPKRGSLR; from the coding sequence ATGCCGATGAGGACCCCTGCCCCCCGGGCCGCGTCTTCGGACCGGCAGCTGATGGCCGCTGCGTGCCTGTTCCGGGGGCTGTCGGAACCCAACCGGCTCGCGATTGTGCAGCACCTGACCCGGGGGGAGCACCGCGTCGTCGACCTCGTCGACCACCTCGGGTTGGCCCAGTCCACGGTGTCCGAGCACCTGGCCTGCCTGCGGGACTGCGGTCTGGTGACGGTCCGTCCCGAGGGCCGGGCTTCCTGGTATTGCCTGTCCCGTCCGGAGCTGTTCGACCTGCTGACCGCCGCGGAATCCTTCCTCGCAGCTACCGGTGAGCAGGTCGTGCTCTGCGTGACCGCGGAGGCCGTGACGCCGAAGCGGGGCAGTCTGCGATGA
- a CDS encoding cation diffusion facilitator family transporter, which translates to MSHDHDHQASAPKTVLASVLGVTLVVLIAEVVGALWSGSLALLADAGHMLTDAAGLSLALFAAVLMQRPPSDRLTWGYRRAEILAAAAQAAVLLAVASYILVEAVRRMFDPGEIESGVMVVFGVVGLLGNAVAIGLLARARRTHGENLNTRAAMLEVINDALGSVAVLVAAAVIALTGWARADAVVSLLIGVLIVPRTWRILRQAVNILLEATPSDLDMTEVRRHLLELPHVQAVHDLHASTVGTGLPVLTVHLVVDDDCFHDGHLMTLLDEAQDRLAGVFDVEHSTIQFEAASHSAHERHAHA; encoded by the coding sequence ATGAGCCACGACCACGACCACCAGGCCAGTGCACCCAAGACTGTGCTGGCCAGCGTCCTCGGTGTCACCCTCGTGGTCTTGATCGCCGAGGTTGTCGGCGCCCTCTGGTCGGGCAGTCTCGCCCTACTCGCGGATGCCGGGCACATGCTCACCGATGCCGCCGGGCTCTCTTTGGCGTTGTTCGCCGCGGTGTTGATGCAGAGGCCTCCGAGTGACCGGCTCACCTGGGGCTACCGGCGCGCGGAAATCCTGGCGGCCGCCGCGCAGGCGGCGGTGTTGCTTGCGGTGGCGAGCTACATTCTCGTTGAGGCAGTCCGCCGGATGTTCGACCCGGGCGAGATCGAGTCCGGTGTGATGGTCGTCTTCGGCGTGGTCGGCCTCCTGGGCAATGCGGTGGCGATCGGTCTGCTCGCCCGTGCTCGCCGTACGCACGGCGAGAACCTGAACACCCGGGCCGCCATGCTCGAGGTGATCAACGACGCCCTCGGCTCGGTGGCGGTGCTCGTCGCCGCGGCGGTCATCGCCCTGACCGGGTGGGCGCGCGCCGACGCCGTCGTGTCGTTGCTGATCGGCGTTCTGATCGTGCCGCGGACGTGGCGGATCCTGCGCCAGGCGGTCAACATCCTGCTCGAAGCCACGCCGAGCGACCTCGACATGACCGAGGTCCGGCGCCACCTGTTGGAGCTCCCCCATGTGCAGGCCGTGCACGACCTCCACGCATCGACGGTCGGAACGGGGCTACCCGTGCTCACCGTGCACCTGGTGGTGGACGACGACTGCTTCCACGACGGACACCTCATGACGCTGCTCGACGAGGCTCAGGACAGGCTGGCGGGGGTCTTCGACGTGGAGCACTCGACGATTCAGTTCGAAGCCGCATCGCACTCGGCCCACGAACGACACGCACACGCGTGA
- a CDS encoding C40 family peptidase, producing the protein MIRRRRPRGLRPLLAAGAASAAAVVAVTGLTGSVRAEPQLDVAEARRQVEILYHQAEQATERYNDARISLREAEGNFDRTQRRAASQQAEVAALQSSVGAFAAAAYRNGGLDRTLQLVFADDPDAFLERATSLDALTTREAASLRKVVEARRELVADQTAAAQHLAAVEAQRKTLAVEKSQVEQKLRAAREVLNRLTARQQSQFDRASRSDPRTMLASLPIPETARAAKAVDFAIKQLGDRYVWAAAGPDAWDCSGLTMMAWREAGVSLPHSSRLQFQTGRKVSRAELIPGDLVYFYSPISHVAIYVGNGLMVDAPNPRDRVKIRPVTDMPWAGATRP; encoded by the coding sequence ATGATTCGTCGCCGACGCCCGCGCGGGCTGCGACCGCTTCTCGCTGCGGGCGCCGCCAGCGCTGCCGCTGTCGTCGCCGTGACCGGTCTGACGGGCTCCGTCCGGGCGGAGCCACAGCTCGACGTTGCCGAAGCGCGTCGCCAGGTCGAGATCCTCTACCACCAGGCCGAGCAGGCGACCGAGCGCTACAACGATGCCCGGATCTCCCTGCGTGAGGCGGAGGGCAACTTCGATCGCACCCAGCGGCGTGCGGCCAGCCAACAGGCGGAGGTCGCCGCGCTGCAGTCCTCGGTCGGCGCGTTCGCTGCTGCGGCCTATCGCAACGGCGGCCTCGACCGGACGCTGCAGCTCGTGTTCGCGGACGATCCCGACGCCTTCCTGGAGCGGGCCACGTCGCTGGACGCCCTCACCACCCGCGAGGCGGCGTCGTTGCGGAAGGTGGTCGAGGCCCGGCGCGAGCTGGTGGCCGATCAAACTGCTGCCGCCCAGCATCTGGCCGCAGTCGAAGCGCAGCGTAAGACGCTCGCGGTGGAGAAGTCGCAGGTCGAGCAGAAGCTGCGCGCCGCCCGTGAGGTCCTGAACCGGCTGACGGCCCGTCAGCAGTCCCAGTTCGACCGCGCTTCCCGTAGCGATCCGCGCACGATGCTGGCGAGCCTTCCGATTCCGGAGACCGCCCGCGCGGCCAAGGCTGTCGACTTCGCGATCAAGCAGCTCGGCGACCGCTACGTATGGGCGGCCGCCGGGCCCGACGCCTGGGACTGTTCCGGCCTGACGATGATGGCGTGGCGGGAGGCCGGCGTCTCCTTGCCGCACTCCTCGCGGCTGCAGTTCCAGACCGGCCGAAAAGTCTCGCGCGCGGAACTCATCCCGGGCGACCTGGTGTACTTCTACAGCCCGATCAGCCACGTCGCGATCTATGTCGGCAACGGGCTGATGGTGGATGCGCCCAACCCGCGCGACCGCGTGAAGATCCGACCGGTCACGGACATGCCTTGGGCGGGCGCCACCCGACCCTGA
- a CDS encoding WhiB family transcriptional regulator → MKASHRPSAEAVDWRTAAECAAMDPDIFFPIGTAGPALSDASRALSVCRRCPVTAACLDWALRSRQEFGVWGGTTEEERELLLRRGRRSWQP, encoded by the coding sequence GTGAAGGCGTCACACCGACCATCGGCAGAAGCGGTCGATTGGCGCACCGCTGCGGAGTGCGCTGCCATGGATCCGGACATCTTCTTCCCCATCGGAACGGCGGGCCCGGCGCTTAGTGATGCCAGCCGTGCCCTGTCGGTTTGTCGTCGTTGTCCGGTCACAGCAGCCTGTCTGGACTGGGCGCTCCGTTCCCGGCAGGAGTTCGGGGTTTGGGGCGGCACGACCGAAGAGGAGCGGGAGCTCCTGCTCCGCCGGGGCCGCCGGTCCTGGCAGCCCTAG
- a CDS encoding cytochrome c oxidase assembly protein, which translates to MSADLEPLTSTTAAWRGWTTDWPMLAVAVGLSLAYLAGVHRAKRLGARWPWYRTAAFLSGTGSLVLITHSFLGAYADTLFWARATMVSAVFIVVPLLLALGMPLSLVAAGMSPSHRRAAADLLRSSAARRLGHPFFGAALFLVLPWIYFFSPWFEATLRHEVADVLSLTTLLFLGFVYYWTRLQLDPVPARYPQLLSMFIGMGEVIANAALGLALITGGGVIAPDFYAEVARDWGPTLAMDQKIGGGWYWLVGHIAGIPFIIIAFWLARLADAQTAREVDAVLDELHVDEGPMVRPWWESDPRFTHLRTGGRPGGAPLRTGEGD; encoded by the coding sequence GTGTCCGCGGATTTGGAGCCGCTGACGTCCACCACCGCCGCATGGCGGGGCTGGACGACCGACTGGCCGATGCTCGCCGTCGCGGTCGGCCTGTCCCTCGCCTATCTCGCGGGCGTGCACCGCGCGAAGCGGCTCGGTGCCCGCTGGCCCTGGTACCGGACCGCCGCATTCCTGTCCGGAACGGGCTCGCTGGTGCTGATCACGCACTCGTTCCTGGGCGCGTACGCCGACACCCTGTTCTGGGCGCGGGCCACGATGGTGTCCGCGGTGTTCATCGTCGTGCCGCTGCTGCTGGCGCTGGGGATGCCGCTATCACTCGTGGCGGCCGGGATGTCGCCGTCTCACCGTCGAGCCGCTGCCGACCTGCTGCGCAGCTCGGCGGCTCGACGCCTCGGGCACCCGTTCTTCGGGGCGGCCCTGTTTCTGGTGTTGCCGTGGATCTACTTCTTCTCGCCCTGGTTCGAAGCGACGCTGCGCCACGAGGTCGCCGACGTGCTCAGCCTGACGACCTTGCTCTTTCTCGGCTTCGTCTACTACTGGACCCGGCTGCAGCTCGACCCCGTCCCGGCTCGCTATCCCCAGTTGCTGTCGATGTTCATCGGGATGGGCGAGGTGATCGCGAACGCTGCGCTCGGGCTCGCGCTGATCACCGGCGGGGGAGTCATCGCGCCTGACTTCTACGCCGAAGTCGCCCGGGACTGGGGGCCGACCCTGGCTATGGATCAGAAGATCGGCGGCGGCTGGTACTGGCTGGTCGGCCACATCGCCGGCATCCCGTTCATCATCATCGCGTTCTGGCTGGCGCGGCTGGCTGATGCGCAGACCGCCCGCGAGGTCGATGCGGTGCTGGACGAACTGCACGTCGACGAGGGCCCGATGGTCCGACCCTGGTGGGAATCGGATCCTCGCTTCACGCATCTGCGCACCGGAGGGCGCCCGGGCGGCGCACCGCTGCGGACGGGTGAGGGCGACTAG
- a CDS encoding TlpA disulfide reductase family protein yields the protein MSESGFVSGSGAVTIIGPSQRGSPISLEGPLLGSTDRLDVASLRGKVVLINIWGSWCAPCRKEGPELEAAWNRLKRYGVQFLGLNTRDDAAGAAEAFERRYGISYPSLRDPDGRLQLAFRRTLPPRAIPSTIILDREGRVAARIVGAGTMRTFVGLVEDVLAESA from the coding sequence GTGAGTGAGTCCGGATTCGTTTCCGGGTCGGGGGCCGTCACCATCATCGGCCCCTCCCAGCGTGGCTCTCCGATTTCGCTGGAAGGGCCTCTCCTCGGCAGCACTGACCGGCTCGACGTGGCGAGCCTGCGGGGAAAGGTCGTGCTGATCAACATCTGGGGTTCGTGGTGCGCCCCCTGCCGCAAGGAGGGTCCCGAGCTGGAGGCGGCGTGGAATCGGCTCAAGCGATACGGCGTGCAGTTCCTCGGCCTCAACACTCGTGACGACGCCGCCGGCGCGGCCGAGGCGTTCGAACGGCGGTACGGAATCTCCTACCCCAGCCTGCGGGACCCGGACGGACGCCTCCAGCTGGCCTTCCGGCGCACCCTGCCTCCCCGCGCGATACCCAGCACGATCATTCTCGATCGCGAAGGACGCGTCGCCGCCCGCATCGTGGGGGCCGGCACCATGCGCACGTTTGTGGGCCTGGTCGAGGACGTGCTGGCGGAGTCCGCATGA
- a CDS encoding BlaI/MecI/CopY family transcriptional regulator, whose translation MSTMLASNGAGDGPRPERIPVRGFGDLEAAIMDRMWAADEAMTVRKVHTDLNLERSLAYTTVMTVMDKLHRKGWLLREPVGRAYEYRPAITREQYTADLMGEALSASSDRSATLVAFLERLDAAEAAELRRAFDMVAANQPPPRARRRRR comes from the coding sequence ATGAGTACCATGCTCGCGAGCAACGGCGCTGGCGACGGGCCTCGGCCGGAAAGGATTCCTGTGCGAGGGTTCGGCGACCTTGAGGCCGCGATCATGGACCGGATGTGGGCCGCGGACGAAGCGATGACGGTGCGCAAGGTCCACACCGATCTCAATCTTGAACGCTCCCTGGCCTACACCACCGTGATGACCGTGATGGACAAGCTGCACCGCAAGGGCTGGCTCCTGCGCGAGCCGGTGGGCCGCGCCTACGAGTACCGCCCCGCGATCACCCGGGAGCAGTACACCGCCGATCTCATGGGCGAGGCGCTCTCGGCGAGCTCGGATCGCAGTGCCACGCTCGTCGCCTTCCTGGAACGGCTCGACGCGGCGGAAGCGGCCGAGCTACGGCGCGCGTTCGACATGGTGGCGGCAAACCAGCCGCCGCCACGAGCCCGGCGCCGTCGGCGATGA
- a CDS encoding M56 family metallopeptidase, translating to MTTGALLVLWAVVVAVGVPRLLRDAAWPTRCPRLALAAWQAASASFIVSAILAGVALADPDSVSPQAFTHPFLSCAGAVWSALGTPEGAVVVGGGLVLALGVAGRTVWFLSTGLASASRRRRHHGLRLALVAHHDDEIGALVVDHPVPHAYCLPGRNAAIVITSAAVHSLARPELEAVLAHERAHVRARHHLVVVAANGLGNAFFFIPLFRSAAAAVPGLVEMAADDAAARETDAGRVASALLTLAHVPVAGPALAASGGDIALRIRRLLMPTSASAFSLALASLGVVTLLAMPAIAVVIASWASGALVECCTTVALAAR from the coding sequence ATGACCACCGGCGCCCTGTTGGTCCTGTGGGCCGTCGTCGTGGCGGTGGGGGTCCCGCGTCTGCTCCGGGATGCCGCGTGGCCAACCCGGTGCCCGCGCCTCGCGCTTGCGGCGTGGCAGGCCGCCAGCGCTTCGTTCATCGTCTCGGCAATCCTCGCGGGCGTGGCCCTGGCGGACCCCGACAGCGTGTCTCCGCAGGCCTTCACCCACCCGTTCCTCTCGTGTGCGGGGGCCGTGTGGTCGGCGCTCGGCACGCCGGAAGGTGCAGTCGTCGTCGGGGGCGGGCTAGTGCTGGCGCTGGGCGTCGCCGGGCGAACCGTGTGGTTCCTCAGCACCGGGTTGGCGTCGGCGTCGCGGCGTCGTCGACATCACGGCCTTCGACTCGCGCTGGTGGCACACCACGACGACGAGATCGGGGCGTTGGTCGTCGACCACCCGGTGCCCCATGCGTACTGCCTCCCGGGCCGCAACGCAGCCATCGTGATCACCAGCGCAGCCGTGCACTCTCTTGCGCGACCCGAGCTCGAGGCCGTCCTCGCCCATGAGCGCGCCCACGTGCGGGCCCGACACCACCTGGTGGTCGTCGCGGCGAACGGGCTCGGAAACGCCTTCTTCTTCATTCCGCTGTTCCGTTCGGCCGCGGCGGCCGTCCCGGGTCTGGTGGAGATGGCGGCCGACGACGCGGCGGCACGCGAGACCGACGCCGGCCGCGTCGCCTCGGCACTGCTGACCCTGGCCCACGTGCCCGTCGCCGGACCGGCTCTGGCCGCGTCCGGTGGAGACATCGCGCTCCGGATCCGTCGGCTGCTGATGCCCACGTCGGCCAGCGCCTTCAGCCTGGCTCTTGCGTCGCTCGGAGTGGTGACGCTGCTCGCGATGCCCGCAATCGCGGTGGTGATCGCCTCCTGGGCATCAGGGGCGCTCGTCGAGTGCTGCACGACCGTCGCCCTCGCGGCTCGATGA
- a CDS encoding M23 family metallopeptidase: MSPLQGKVTSEFGMRTHPVTGEYKLHSGTDVAGTRGTPIRAASSGVVLRAQWEAGNGNTVTIDHGDGVITRYAHTSQMLVEPGERVEPGDAVARVGSTGLATGPHLHFEVRRRDAAVDAATWLGARGASF, from the coding sequence GTGTCTCCTCTGCAGGGGAAAGTGACGAGCGAGTTCGGCATGCGCACGCACCCGGTTACGGGGGAGTACAAGCTGCATTCCGGAACCGACGTCGCAGGGACGCGAGGAACACCGATCCGTGCGGCCAGTTCGGGGGTCGTACTCCGTGCCCAGTGGGAAGCTGGCAACGGCAACACGGTCACCATCGATCACGGCGACGGTGTCATCACTCGGTACGCGCACACATCGCAGATGCTGGTGGAACCGGGAGAACGCGTCGAGCCTGGTGATGCGGTCGCACGGGTGGGCAGCACAGGTCTCGCCACCGGGCCGCACCTGCACTTCGAGGTCCGCCGCCGCGATGCCGCCGTCGACGCGGCTACCTGGTTAGGAGCTCGGGGGGCGAGCTTCTGA
- a CDS encoding flagellar basal body-associated FliL family protein has protein sequence MATPTASRPASADGVRDAQPDRGASRTPSEPAESEPAGRKGSTPKSKKKLFIVLAVVLALGAGTYTFLKPAPATSGAPEPGAVVKLDPVTLNLDAGRYLKVGLALQFTAVTSAGGGHGGGADGEPDGSKALDLVIEQLSNRKAAELNTAVGREAAKDALLAAVAEAYHGDVMDIYFTQFVMQ, from the coding sequence ATGGCAACTCCGACGGCATCACGGCCCGCCAGCGCTGACGGCGTCCGCGACGCTCAGCCAGATCGCGGCGCTTCACGCACACCGAGCGAGCCAGCCGAGTCAGAGCCTGCCGGTCGCAAGGGTTCCACCCCGAAATCGAAGAAGAAGCTCTTCATCGTCCTCGCGGTCGTCCTGGCCCTTGGCGCGGGCACTTACACCTTCCTGAAGCCGGCGCCGGCCACCAGCGGGGCGCCGGAGCCCGGGGCCGTGGTAAAGCTCGACCCGGTGACGTTGAACCTTGACGCCGGGCGCTACCTGAAGGTCGGCCTAGCCCTGCAGTTCACCGCCGTAACGTCGGCAGGCGGTGGTCACGGCGGGGGAGCCGACGGGGAGCCCGACGGGTCCAAAGCCCTCGATCTGGTGATCGAGCAACTGTCCAACCGCAAGGCTGCAGAACTGAACACCGCAGTGGGCCGAGAGGCGGCCAAGGACGCCTTGCTGGCCGCCGTCGCTGAGGCGTACCACGGCGACGTCATGGACATCTACTTCACCCAGTTCGTGATGCAGTAA